The Apium graveolens cultivar Ventura chromosome 6, ASM990537v1, whole genome shotgun sequence genome contains a region encoding:
- the LOC141666035 gene encoding protein FAR1-RELATED SEQUENCE 5-like encodes MNDDDFCREEKMNISDDDVDDDDENDDMSFDKKGYGFSKSNMNSVVPCVGMFFNTLDEAEIFYRDYGRSVGFEIIIRSTHRHSRGNGISSRLYIYRKGGRLGYSTKLDVDDERKEKRRIRDVIPRTNYSARMCVTHRVKNDKWEVTLVKLEHDHDMVTSDKVQFMQRSKNIDPVTRALLELFDKSGIETAKAMRFLGETWGGVEKLRFSNQDVRNVIRDIRRRVFDSGDAGSGIALLR; translated from the coding sequence ATGAATGATGATGATTTTTGTAGAGAAGAGAAAATGAATATAAgtgatgatgatgttgatgatgatgatgaaaatgatgataTGAGTTTTGACAAAAAAGGTTACGGTTTTTCAAAATCAAATATGAATAGTGTTGTGCCTTGCGTTGGTATGTTTTTTAACACTTTGGATGAAGCCGAAATTTTTTATAGAGATTATGGTAGAAGTGTTGGATTTGAGATTATTATTAGGAGTACTCATAGACATTCCCGGGGTAATGGTATCTCCTCTCGTTTGTATATTTATCGTAAGGGTGGAAGACTAGGTTATAGTACGAAATTGGATGTTGATGATGAAAGAAAGGAAAAAAGAAGGATTAGAGATGTAATTCCGAGAACAAATTATAGTGCTCGAATGTGTGTCACTCATAGAGTTAAAAATGATAAATGGGAAGTAACTTTGGTTAAATTAGAGCATGATCATGATATGGTAACCTCGGATAAAGTACAATTCATGCAAAGGTCCAAAAATATAGATCCGGTTACCCGAGCATTGCTTGAGTTATTTGATAAATCGGGCATTGAAACCGCTAAAGCGATGAGATTTCTTGGTGAAACATGGGGTGGTGTAGAAAAACTTAGATTTTCTAATCAAGATGTTCGTAACGTAATTCGTGATATTCGACGACGGGTGTTCGATTCCGGTGATGCGGGGAGTGGGATAGCATTGCTACGATAA